Proteins encoded within one genomic window of Deltaproteobacteria bacterium:
- a CDS encoding CTP synthase: protein MNCKFIIVTGGVLSSLGKGLAAASIGALMESRGLTVTLQKLDPYINVDPGTMNPFQHGEVYVTDDGAETDLDLGHYERYTHAKLSRKNNFTSGSIYHSVITKERRGDYLGGTVQVIPHITDEIKRCIKAVADDVDVTIVEIGGTVGDIESLPFLEAIRQLRLDLGRGNVIYIHVTLVPFIKASGEVKTKPTQHSVATLRGIGIQPDILLCRTEKVLDTPLKEKISLFCNVESDAVITAIDVDNIYECPLRFHKEGLDAKIVELLNIWTRAPHLEAWEDLIKRIKNPQNEVTIAIVGKYVDLRESYKSLNEALFHGGVANESRVNLEFVDAEDIEAGGADKFLAEADGILVPGGFGSRGIEGKISAAGYAREGKMPFFGICLGMHEAVVEFARNVAGLKGAHSTEVDPQTAHPVIYLMSEWYDYRSEKIERRDMDSDLGGTMRLGAYPCHLIPGTRAHRAYGLTEISERHRHRFEFNNAYRQRLSEAGMVLSGLSPDSQLVEIMELKDHPWFLGCQFHPEFKSRPMNPHPLFRNFIKASLEYKEQRKNSPLLKV, encoded by the coding sequence ATGAACTGTAAGTTTATTATCGTTACGGGCGGGGTCCTTTCTTCGCTGGGGAAAGGTTTAGCCGCAGCCTCCATTGGGGCCTTGATGGAAAGCCGCGGCCTGACCGTCACCCTTCAAAAACTCGATCCCTACATCAACGTTGATCCAGGAACCATGAATCCTTTTCAGCACGGGGAGGTCTACGTCACTGACGACGGCGCCGAAACCGACCTGGACCTGGGACATTACGAACGTTACACCCATGCCAAATTGAGCCGAAAAAATAATTTCACATCGGGCAGCATCTACCATTCCGTGATCACCAAGGAAAGGCGGGGGGATTACCTGGGCGGCACCGTTCAGGTCATTCCCCATATTACGGATGAGATAAAGCGATGTATCAAGGCTGTGGCCGATGACGTGGACGTAACCATCGTTGAGATCGGCGGAACAGTGGGTGACATCGAGAGTCTGCCTTTCCTCGAGGCCATTCGTCAGCTCCGGCTGGATTTGGGCCGGGGAAACGTCATCTATATTCATGTCACGCTGGTGCCTTTCATCAAGGCTTCGGGCGAGGTAAAAACCAAGCCGACTCAGCACTCCGTGGCCACGCTTCGAGGCATCGGTATCCAGCCTGATATCCTTCTTTGCCGGACCGAAAAAGTTCTCGATACCCCTCTGAAAGAAAAGATATCCCTGTTCTGTAATGTGGAGTCCGACGCCGTTATCACGGCTATTGACGTGGATAACATCTATGAATGTCCACTCCGCTTTCATAAGGAGGGCCTGGATGCAAAGATCGTGGAGCTTCTCAACATCTGGACCCGGGCCCCTCACCTTGAGGCATGGGAAGACCTGATCAAGCGGATAAAGAACCCCCAGAACGAGGTCACTATTGCCATCGTCGGGAAGTACGTGGATCTGAGAGAATCATACAAGAGCCTCAACGAGGCCTTGTTCCATGGCGGTGTGGCCAATGAGAGCAGGGTGAATCTGGAATTTGTGGATGCGGAGGACATCGAGGCTGGAGGCGCGGACAAGTTCCTGGCTGAAGCGGATGGCATTCTGGTTCCCGGCGGCTTTGGTTCGCGGGGGATCGAAGGCAAAATTTCGGCCGCGGGCTATGCCCGGGAAGGCAAGATGCCTTTTTTTGGTATCTGCCTGGGCATGCATGAGGCGGTCGTTGAATTTGCCCGGAACGTCGCCGGTCTAAAAGGTGCGCACAGCACAGAGGTTGATCCTCAGACCGCTCACCCGGTCATCTACCTCATGAGTGAATGGTATGATTATCGCAGCGAAAAGATTGAGCGCCGGGATATGGATTCGGACCTTGGCGGAACGATGCGCCTGGGGGCCTACCCCTGTCACCTCATCCCGGGCACCAGGGCCCACCGGGCATACGGCCTCACTGAAATCTCGGAGCGCCACCGGCACCGGTTTGAATTCAACAATGCCTATCGGCAGCGCCTTTCCGAGGCAGGCATGGTTCTGTCCGGCCTGTCTCCTGACAGCCAGTTGGTCGAGATCATGGAACTGAAAGATCACCCCTGGTTTTTGGGATGCCAGTTTCACCCTGAATTCAAGTCCCGCCCCATGAACCCTCACCCCCTTTTTCGAAACTTCATCAAGGCCTCTCTGGAGTACAAGGAGCAGAGGAAGAATTCCCCGCTGCTTAAAGTCTGA
- the kdsA gene encoding 3-deoxy-8-phosphooctulonate synthase, giving the protein MTKIIHIGDLAVGGDQPLLVVAGPCVLEEPEMVLNLARFLKTETEKLGLPYVFKASYDKANRTDIHSFRGPGLKEGLALLKKIREEVGVPVLSDVHSVAEAEAAAEVLDVIQVPAFLSRQTDIVQAAARTGKVVNVKKGQFLAPMDIRYVIKKITAADNENIMITERGTSFGYNNLVVDMRSLPIMRSFGYPVIFDATHSVQLPGGGQGASGGERQFVGPLARAAVAAGVDGVFMEVHPDPDCALCDGPNLLPQDHYPNLLRLLKEIDSVVKRELKETRRES; this is encoded by the coding sequence ATGACGAAGATTATACATATCGGCGACCTTGCGGTCGGGGGTGATCAGCCGCTGCTGGTGGTGGCCGGACCCTGCGTTCTCGAGGAACCGGAGATGGTGTTGAACCTGGCCCGCTTCCTGAAGACCGAAACTGAAAAGCTGGGTCTGCCTTATGTCTTTAAGGCCTCATATGACAAGGCCAACCGAACCGATATCCATTCCTTTCGCGGCCCCGGATTGAAAGAAGGCCTGGCTCTGCTTAAAAAAATTCGGGAAGAGGTCGGGGTCCCGGTCCTGAGCGACGTTCACTCGGTGGCTGAGGCTGAGGCCGCGGCCGAGGTCCTTGACGTCATTCAGGTCCCGGCCTTCCTGAGTCGTCAGACGGATATCGTTCAGGCAGCGGCCCGGACGGGAAAGGTCGTCAATGTCAAAAAAGGCCAGTTCCTGGCTCCAATGGATATTCGTTACGTCATTAAGAAGATTACCGCGGCAGACAATGAGAATATCATGATCACCGAACGAGGCACCTCCTTTGGTTACAACAATCTGGTCGTGGATATGCGTTCGCTGCCCATTATGCGCTCGTTCGGCTATCCGGTTATCTTTGACGCCACTCACAGTGTTCAGCTGCCCGGGGGCGGCCAGGGTGCTTCCGGGGGTGAAAGACAGTTCGTGGGACCGCTGGCCCGGGCCGCGGTGGCGGCCGGAGTGGACGGGGTCTTTATGGAGGTGCATCCTGATCCTGATTGCGCCCTGTGTGACGGCCCCAATTTACTACCTCAAGATCATTACCCGAACCTGCTTCGGCTCCTGAAGGAGATAGATTCGGTAGTCAAACGCGAATTAAAGGAGACCAGGCGTGAATCCTGA
- a CDS encoding HAD hydrolase family protein encodes MNPDRTRIEPIKLVIFDVDGVLTDGRIVIDNNGIESKFFDVRDGTGIKWLVRAGLRAAFLTGRESRVVEFRAAELGVTIIRQGAKDKVKAYEEILAELGLSDREVAFAGDDLIDLPVLRRVGLAIAPADARPEVKAVAHYVCQNAGGRGAVREMAEMILKGRGLWEEVAARYF; translated from the coding sequence GTGAATCCTGACCGGACCCGAATTGAGCCGATCAAGCTGGTTATCTTTGACGTGGATGGGGTCCTGACCGATGGGCGCATTGTTATTGACAATAACGGCATCGAGAGCAAGTTCTTTGATGTTCGAGATGGCACCGGCATTAAATGGCTCGTACGGGCCGGGCTTCGAGCGGCCTTTCTGACCGGCCGTGAGAGTCGGGTGGTGGAGTTTCGGGCGGCAGAACTGGGAGTGACCATCATCCGCCAGGGGGCAAAGGACAAGGTCAAGGCCTATGAGGAGATACTGGCAGAGTTAGGCTTGAGCGACCGGGAGGTAGCTTTTGCCGGGGACGATTTGATTGATTTGCCGGTCCTGCGCCGGGTCGGCCTGGCCATAGCCCCGGCCGACGCCAGGCCTGAAGTCAAGGCCGTAGCGCATTATGTCTGCCAGAATGCCGGCGGCCGGGGTGCAGTCCGGGAGATGGCTGAAATGATCCTGAAGGGTCGAGGACTCTGGGAGGAGGTTGCGGCCAGGTATTTTTAA
- the lptC gene encoding LPS export ABC transporter periplasmic protein LptC has translation MLHLRKVKILLLTSLVALAVASVGLFFWGKHLHPAPTRALSLLPINVDMHLKGVNYTEMKEGRKEWTLKADTLRYSKAAQLLHFDQVEIALLRASQGVIIVTGEKADYDRKINLVRLSGRVLVHNLEGYRVTARELIYKVDTNQVLIPGRFRIVGPKLTLEGRGLSLDIGNRLLQIGQKTRIFFKTT, from the coding sequence GTGCTGCATTTACGGAAAGTCAAAATCCTGCTCCTAACCTCCTTGGTAGCCCTAGCCGTGGCGAGTGTGGGCTTGTTCTTCTGGGGGAAACACCTGCACCCTGCTCCCACACGGGCGCTCAGCCTGCTGCCGATAAATGTGGACATGCACCTCAAAGGTGTGAATTATACGGAAATGAAAGAAGGGCGTAAGGAGTGGACTCTCAAGGCCGACACGCTGCGATACTCCAAAGCCGCGCAGCTTCTTCATTTTGATCAGGTTGAGATAGCCCTTCTTCGCGCTTCCCAGGGAGTGATCATTGTGACCGGAGAAAAGGCCGATTATGATCGAAAGATCAACCTGGTTCGCCTCAGCGGCCGCGTTCTGGTCCATAACCTCGAAGGTTATCGCGTCACAGCAAGGGAGCTGATTTATAAAGTGGACACAAACCAGGTGCTCATTCCAGGCCGCTTCAGAATCGTCGGTCCCAAACTTACCCTGGAGGGACGCGGTTTGTCCTTGGATATAGGTAACCGTCTTTTGCAGATAGGTCAGAAAACCAGGATTTTTTTCAAGACAACCTAG
- the lptB gene encoding LPS export ABC transporter ATP-binding protein encodes MSSLAVKTPVLRDLSSKAPEVRLRAEELVKSYGRKRVVDRISFKLDHGEIVGLLGPNGAGKTTTFYMTVGLIQPDGGRVFLNETDLTQVPMYKRARQGISYLPQEPSVFRKLTVQDNILAILETLRLSRAERQRRLEELLEELGIAHLARTKSYALSGGERRRVEISRALATVPCFILLDEPFAGIDPLAVIDIQNIILHLRKQGIGILISDHNVRETLGVCDRAYILNDGVVIEEGSPEKIADSELARKVYLGDNFKL; translated from the coding sequence ATGTCTTCCCTAGCCGTCAAGACGCCTGTTTTACGAGACCTCTCGTCCAAGGCTCCGGAGGTCAGGCTCAGGGCTGAGGAACTGGTCAAGAGCTATGGGCGGAAAAGAGTAGTGGACCGGATTTCTTTCAAACTCGACCATGGTGAGATTGTGGGACTTTTAGGCCCTAACGGTGCAGGAAAAACAACCACTTTTTACATGACCGTTGGTTTGATTCAGCCGGATGGAGGCCGCGTTTTTCTTAATGAAACCGACCTGACCCAGGTTCCGATGTACAAACGCGCCCGGCAAGGCATTTCCTATCTCCCCCAGGAACCGAGCGTCTTTCGAAAATTAACGGTTCAGGATAACATTCTGGCCATCCTGGAGACCTTACGCCTCTCACGGGCCGAACGGCAGCGCCGACTGGAAGAGCTGCTCGAGGAACTGGGCATTGCGCACCTGGCCAGGACCAAGTCTTACGCCTTATCCGGCGGTGAGCGGCGACGTGTGGAAATAAGCCGAGCCCTGGCCACCGTACCGTGCTTTATCCTTTTAGATGAGCCTTTCGCCGGTATTGACCCCCTGGCCGTGATTGATATTCAGAACATCATCTTACATCTCAGGAAGCAGGGCATTGGGATTCTAATCTCGGATCACAATGTCCGGGAAACCTTGGGCGTCTGTGACCGGGCTTATATTCTCAATGATGGGGTCGTCATTGAGGAAGGTTCGCCAGAGAAGATCGCGGACAGTGAACTGGCCCGTAAGGTTTATCTGGGTGATAATTTCAAGCTTTAA
- the rpoN gene encoding RNA polymerase factor sigma-54, protein MGLQLRQTLKLTQQLVMTPQLQQAIKMLQLSRLELLQTIRQELEENAVLETDQDEDIITDEGDGPDGEQPKTVSENDFTEVRVEEKAREDIDWASYLDEYSSSSAPSMREVPEESNYETFISAKTSLVDHLTWQWRMGDLTPREDLIAAQIIGNLGEDGYLQISLEEITVMENMPLEEVQQVLAKVQELDPVGVAARDLRECLLIQLKYLGQTGSLAERIVSEHLSELEKKNYQKIARKLKTSKEKVFEAVEIILNLEPKPGRSFITEEPQYITPDVYIYKIGGEYVIVLNEDGLPRLKVNRYYRDILTNRKAVSDQTKEYIQGKLRSAVWLIRSIHQRQRTIYRVTESIIKFQREFLDKGIPYLKPLVLRDVAEDVEMHESTISRVTSNKYVHTPQGIFELKFFFNSSISKFDGESLASESVKERIRKIIAAEDPHKPLSDQRIVEILRASNINIARRTVAKYRDMLGILSSSKRKKHF, encoded by the coding sequence ATGGGCCTGCAATTACGACAAACCCTCAAACTTACCCAGCAGCTGGTGATGACTCCCCAGTTGCAGCAGGCCATTAAGATGCTTCAGCTATCACGGTTGGAGCTGCTGCAGACCATTCGTCAGGAGCTTGAGGAGAACGCTGTCCTGGAAACAGACCAGGATGAGGATATAATTACTGATGAAGGGGATGGGCCTGACGGCGAGCAGCCAAAAACTGTCTCTGAGAATGATTTTACCGAGGTTCGGGTGGAAGAAAAGGCCCGGGAAGATATTGACTGGGCAAGTTATCTGGATGAATACAGTTCATCTTCAGCCCCGAGCATGCGTGAAGTCCCGGAAGAGAGTAATTACGAAACCTTTATTTCAGCAAAAACCTCCCTGGTTGACCACCTGACCTGGCAATGGCGCATGGGCGACCTCACCCCCCGGGAAGACCTCATAGCCGCCCAGATTATCGGCAACCTCGGCGAGGACGGGTACCTGCAGATAAGCCTGGAAGAGATCACGGTCATGGAAAACATGCCGCTGGAGGAGGTGCAGCAGGTCTTGGCCAAGGTTCAGGAACTGGACCCGGTCGGAGTCGCTGCCCGTGATTTACGCGAGTGCCTTCTCATTCAGTTAAAATACCTGGGGCAGACAGGGAGCCTTGCTGAAAGGATAGTGTCCGAGCACCTGTCTGAACTGGAAAAGAAGAATTATCAAAAGATCGCTAGAAAGCTTAAGACCAGCAAGGAGAAAGTCTTCGAAGCCGTTGAGATCATCCTCAATTTGGAACCCAAACCCGGGCGGTCATTTATCACCGAGGAGCCACAGTATATTACGCCTGATGTTTATATTTACAAGATCGGTGGTGAGTATGTCATCGTACTAAATGAAGACGGGCTGCCTCGACTCAAGGTTAACCGGTACTACCGGGATATTCTTACCAATCGGAAGGCCGTCTCAGACCAGACCAAGGAGTACATCCAAGGCAAGCTTCGGTCCGCCGTCTGGCTGATTAGAAGCATTCATCAGCGGCAGCGAACTATTTACCGCGTCACAGAATCAATTATCAAATTTCAGCGTGAATTTCTGGATAAAGGCATCCCCTACCTCAAACCACTGGTGCTGCGGGATGTGGCTGAAGATGTTGAGATGCACGAATCCACCATCAGCCGGGTAACCAGTAACAAGTATGTCCATACACCCCAAGGAATCTTTGAGCTGAAGTTCTTTTTCAACAGCTCCATAAGTAAATTTGACGGTGAGTCCTTGGCTTCGGAAAGCGTTAAGGAACGCATCCGGAAAATCATAGCCGCCGAGGACCCCCATAAGCCCCTATCTGATCAGCGCATTGTTGAAATTTTAAGGGCGTCCAATATTAACATCGCTCGACGGACAGTAGCTAAGTACAGGGACATGCTGGGTATTCTGTCATCGAGCAAAAGGAAAAAGCACTTCTAG
- the raiA gene encoding ribosome-associated translation inhibitor RaiA, whose protein sequence is MQLSVTFRHMEPSDALKDYAYEKISRIEKYFDSVMEVHVVLSVEKFRHTADVSIISDGLKIKGQGQTGDMYSAIDTVINKMDKQAKRYREKIKRRKSGKRVKARSVRMDVIASDVEDESDKGPEIIRSMQVFAKPMDTDEAVMQLNLSQEQFLVFTDAETGAINILYRREDGNYGLIEPISE, encoded by the coding sequence ATGCAACTTTCTGTTACATTTCGACATATGGAACCTTCAGACGCATTAAAAGATTATGCTTATGAGAAAATTTCCCGTATTGAAAAATATTTCGATTCTGTGATGGAGGTTCATGTCGTTCTATCCGTGGAAAAATTCAGGCATACTGCGGATGTCAGCATTATTTCCGACGGTCTCAAGATAAAGGGCCAAGGGCAGACAGGGGACATGTATTCCGCTATTGACACGGTTATTAATAAGATGGATAAACAGGCGAAACGGTACCGGGAGAAGATAAAAAGGCGTAAGTCTGGCAAGCGGGTCAAGGCTCGAAGCGTTCGCATGGACGTCATTGCCTCTGACGTTGAAGACGAATCAGATAAAGGACCGGAAATCATTCGTTCCATGCAGGTTTTTGCCAAGCCCATGGATACGGACGAGGCAGTTATGCAGCTTAATCTTTCGCAGGAACAATTTTTAGTCTTTACTGACGCGGAAACAGGGGCTATTAACATCCTGTATCGTCGTGAGGATGGAAACTATGGACTAATCGAGCCAATTTCAGAATAA
- a CDS encoding PTS sugar transporter subunit IIA has product MKLTDILKEKATISELAGRNKKEVLGELCSVLASQEQLDPEPLLKVLLEREKLGSTGIGDGIAIPHGKYEDINKTLVAFGRSLAGVDFESLDSQPVHLFFLILAPGKSSGIHLKVLAKISRLLKDASFRQELYAAKGSSEIYKLIASQDDEF; this is encoded by the coding sequence ATGAAACTTACAGATATTTTAAAAGAAAAGGCTACAATTTCTGAGTTGGCTGGCAGGAATAAGAAAGAGGTGTTGGGAGAGCTGTGCTCTGTTTTGGCCTCCCAGGAGCAGTTGGACCCAGAACCGCTGCTCAAGGTTCTCCTTGAGCGGGAGAAGTTGGGAAGTACTGGTATCGGAGATGGTATTGCCATCCCCCATGGCAAGTACGAAGATATCAACAAAACACTGGTCGCCTTTGGCCGAAGCCTGGCCGGGGTGGATTTTGAATCCCTGGATAGCCAGCCGGTGCATCTTTTTTTCCTTATCCTTGCCCCGGGAAAGTCAAGCGGGATTCATCTCAAGGTCCTGGCCAAGATTTCCAGGCTGCTTAAAGATGCTTCCTTCAGGCAGGAGCTTTACGCCGCCAAAGGAAGCTCAGAAATTTATAAACTAATCGCTTCCCAGGATGATGAGTTCTAA
- the rapZ gene encoding RNase adapter RapZ: protein MDQRRGSIVIITGLSGSGKTTALAALEDQGFFCIDNLPVLLLPKFLSLYNQTSSEFLKLAAVMDMRERNFVQNFQEVFTQIQSDNYDLQMVFLEASNETLARNFSYTRRPHPLAQEGKLLEAIEKERQMMSPVKEATHQVVDTSEFNVHQLRDLIVQKFAKAKDGMSIELLSFGYRHGIPHEADIIMDVRFLSNPYYQDDLRELNGLDPEVIEYVMSRHESLQFITDFSNLLEQLFPLYQNEGKSYLTIAIGCSGGRHRSVTISHELAQRFEGKPYRISVRHRDINQGKNL, encoded by the coding sequence ATGGATCAACGGCGCGGCAGTATCGTTATCATAACCGGCCTATCCGGCTCTGGAAAAACCACGGCTCTTGCAGCCCTGGAAGACCAGGGCTTTTTCTGTATTGACAACCTGCCGGTCCTGTTGCTGCCCAAATTTCTCTCGCTGTATAATCAAACCAGTTCGGAGTTCCTCAAACTGGCGGCGGTTATGGATATGCGGGAAAGGAACTTTGTTCAGAACTTCCAGGAGGTTTTTACTCAGATTCAATCCGATAACTATGATCTGCAAATGGTTTTCCTTGAGGCCTCCAACGAAACACTGGCGCGGAACTTTTCTTATACCCGCCGTCCCCATCCCTTGGCACAGGAAGGGAAATTGCTTGAGGCTATTGAGAAGGAACGTCAGATGATGAGCCCGGTCAAAGAGGCGACTCACCAGGTAGTGGACACATCTGAGTTTAATGTTCATCAATTAAGGGACCTGATCGTTCAAAAGTTTGCCAAGGCCAAGGATGGGATGTCCATCGAGCTGCTTTCATTCGGATACAGACATGGTATTCCACATGAGGCTGATATCATAATGGATGTGCGTTTTCTGTCTAATCCCTATTATCAGGATGACTTACGGGAACTTAACGGCCTGGACCCCGAGGTTATTGAATATGTGATGTCGCGCCATGAGAGTCTTCAGTTTATCACCGACTTTTCAAATCTCCTCGAACAGCTGTTCCCTCTTTACCAGAATGAAGGCAAATCTTACCTGACCATCGCTATTGGCTGTTCAGGAGGACGACATCGCTCGGTGACCATATCCCATGAACTGGCGCAGCGGTTTGAAGGAAAGCCATATCGTATCTCGGTTCGGCACCGGGATATAAATCAAGGAAAAAATTTATGA
- a CDS encoding PTS sugar transporter, producing the protein MIGVVIVTHCRLGAELISTAEFILGRIEGIISVSIDLQVSTEVMRTEIEKSINQVDQGDGIIILTDMFGGTPSNLSLSFLSAAKVEVLTGVNLPMLIKLIQSREKTELAELAEMVGAYGRNSINVAGEVLSRRSED; encoded by the coding sequence ATGATTGGTGTTGTCATCGTAACTCACTGTCGGCTTGGCGCTGAATTGATTAGCACGGCTGAGTTTATTCTTGGTAGGATCGAAGGGATAATATCCGTTTCAATCGATCTGCAGGTCTCCACAGAGGTTATGCGGACCGAAATTGAAAAAAGTATTAACCAGGTTGATCAAGGAGACGGGATCATCATCCTGACAGATATGTTTGGGGGAACTCCCTCGAATTTGAGCCTTTCCTTTTTATCCGCCGCCAAGGTTGAGGTACTGACCGGTGTAAATCTGCCCATGCTCATTAAACTGATTCAATCGCGGGAAAAAACTGAATTGGCCGAATTGGCTGAAATGGTTGGGGCTTACGGCCGCAACAGTATAAATGTCGCCGGGGAAGTCTTGAGCCGTCGTTCGGAAGATTAA
- the rimI gene encoding ribosomal protein S18-alanine N-acetyltransferase: MTSLRDKNPLLDRIVIEPMRECDLDQVLAVEKASFRHPWSRAGFKAELHRACAVSLVVREKEEVLGYLVFWAIREEIHILNLVLRSDRRRMGLGRFLLEYMFDWGRKRKLRRIFLEVRVFNLPARKLYEQAGFIMTGRRKNYYAEDQEDAILMARSL, translated from the coding sequence ATGACCTCTTTAAGGGACAAGAATCCTTTGCTGGATCGAATCGTAATCGAACCGATGCGGGAGTGTGACCTTGATCAGGTTCTGGCTGTTGAAAAGGCCTCTTTCCGGCATCCCTGGTCACGGGCCGGTTTTAAGGCGGAGCTGCATAGAGCCTGCGCGGTCTCGCTGGTCGTGCGCGAGAAGGAAGAGGTCTTGGGTTACCTGGTCTTTTGGGCTATCAGAGAGGAAATTCATATTCTCAACCTGGTCTTGAGGTCGGATCGAAGGCGCATGGGCTTGGGCCGATTCCTCCTGGAATACATGTTCGACTGGGGGCGGAAACGAAAACTGCGGCGTATTTTTTTAGAGGTTCGCGTCTTTAACCTGCCCGCCCGTAAGCTTTATGAACAGGCCGGATTCATTATGACCGGCCGCCGTAAAAACTACTATGCTGAAGACCAGGAGGACGCCATCCTGATGGCCCGAAGCCTTTGA
- a CDS encoding phosphoglycerate kinase, translating into MSLTSSPEERFKFINEVDIQGKIILVRVDLNVPLDENLNITDDMRIRTILPTVNYALDEGARVILCSHMGRPKGKVVPELSLSPVARRLRRLLKKEILLAPDCVGEEIQKLISEMKSGDILLLENLRFHIGEEKNDDEFARQLANLSDVYINDAFAVAHRPHASMVGITKHASVCGAGFLMKNELTYFYRAMEDPARPFVAVIGGAKVSSKLSAIENLVDRVDKLIIGGAMANTFLKAIYPAIGHKSLVEEDLVETAREIMRKARRQGIKFYIPVDCVVADRFDSKAETKMTTVQEVPENWMIVDIGPATSSLFAEALQDAKTIIWNGPMGAFEIDAFSRGTYQMVHTIANSYSLTIVGGGDTDVAVNRLGESSRMTYISTGGGAFLKLLEGDQLPGITALEEHARRTNQREGS; encoded by the coding sequence ATGTCTCTTACTTCTTCCCCGGAGGAACGCTTTAAGTTCATCAATGAAGTGGACATCCAGGGTAAAATAATTCTGGTTCGCGTTGACCTGAACGTTCCTCTGGACGAAAACCTGAACATCACCGACGACATGCGGATTCGCACCATCCTGCCCACGGTTAATTATGCCTTGGACGAGGGTGCGCGGGTCATTCTGTGTTCGCATATGGGCCGACCGAAAGGCAAGGTGGTGCCAGAACTCAGCTTGAGCCCGGTGGCTCGGCGTTTGAGGCGGCTCCTGAAGAAGGAGATCCTCCTCGCTCCCGACTGTGTCGGAGAAGAGATTCAAAAGTTGATTTCAGAAATGAAATCCGGGGATATTCTGCTCTTGGAAAACCTGCGTTTTCATATTGGAGAAGAGAAAAATGACGATGAATTCGCCCGGCAGCTGGCAAATCTCAGCGATGTTTATATAAACGACGCCTTTGCGGTCGCCCATCGGCCTCACGCCAGCATGGTCGGCATCACCAAACATGCTTCCGTGTGCGGGGCAGGCTTTCTGATGAAAAATGAGTTGACCTACTTTTACCGCGCCATGGAAGATCCGGCTCGACCTTTCGTGGCCGTCATCGGCGGCGCCAAGGTATCCTCCAAGCTCTCGGCCATTGAAAACCTGGTGGATAGAGTTGATAAACTCATTATTGGCGGCGCCATGGCCAACACGTTTCTCAAGGCGATTTATCCTGCCATTGGTCATAAATCTCTGGTCGAGGAAGACCTTGTTGAAACGGCGCGGGAGATAATGCGTAAAGCCCGCCGTCAAGGCATCAAGTTCTATATTCCGGTGGATTGTGTCGTGGCTGACCGTTTTGATTCCAAGGCTGAAACCAAGATGACCACGGTCCAGGAAGTACCGGAAAACTGGATGATCGTTGATATTGGTCCGGCGACCTCCTCTCTATTTGCAGAGGCCCTGCAGGATGCCAAGACCATTATCTGGAACGGCCCCATGGGCGCCTTTGAGATAGACGCCTTTTCTCGCGGGACATACCAGATGGTTCATACCATAGCCAACTCGTATTCCCTGACCATCGTCGGCGGCGGGGACACCGATGTGGCGGTGAATAGACTAGGGGAGTCTTCCCGCATGACCTACATCTCCACTGGCGGCGGTGCTTTCCTGAAATTACTGGAAGGAGATCAGCTCCCTGGGATTACGGCCCTTGAGGAGCATGCCCGCCGCACAAATCAAAGGGAGGGATCTTGA